The genomic region CTTCTTTTTATCCGTTACAGCCTTTCCTCTTACAGTGAGGGCCTTCCCTAACGAGGCATTAAGTCCAGCAGGAGCAAAATTCCAAACCTTTATCCTAGTGCATGCCACTTCCTAACAGGCATGACCCAGCCAACTATAGTGACCAAATTCTTAAGGCATATTTTGAGGGCCAGTTGATCTAATTGGAGAGACAGAGTCAGACTAGTGGGAAATCAATTCCCCAACGAAAAGAGATAAGATACAACCATTAATAATCACGAAATCTTCCCCTTCAAGATTAAGGTGGGAAAAAAGTTCATAAGATTATGGTAATAAAAGTTTCTCTCACAATGAATTTTAAAAAGTAATATGTTTAAagctattagatttccacaatctgtTTAAATAATGTAcacagtttctggatttgattgtataaatttttttttaatcatcaacattttgaatcacactctgtgattcatcatcaagatgcaaGAGAGCTCTGAATCAAAAaattgataattaaaaaaaaatttacacaatcaaatccaaaaactgtATACATTAAATAATATATTGACAATAAAAACCTGTCATTACAcctcaaatttatttataattatttttacaCTCAAATCCATGATTAATCATcagattaataaaaaaaaattggcagTCTACCTGAATCATCATGGACTAGCATTCTCAAAAAAGCTTTGTAATGGCATTCATTTATGAGTGAGCATTCGAAAAGTAAGGTGGTTagttaatgatccattcatcaaTAATAAATGATTCCGGTAATAAATTTCTTGTGACGGTGATCACTCTGGTACTCATCACAAAAACTATACATAACAAGCACAGGGCCCTACATATACTCAGAAAAGATAAAACCGGGCCAAATTACCAAATTTTTTAATGTCTATTCCTTTCAAGTATACATGATATTCTTATTATTCTATTGCTAATTAATATGGTAATATGGTAAACAAATAGACTATTGTAATTGAAGTTGGCTATCCAGACTCTAGAatgtatcaagatatcaatatcTTTCATATATTATTAATCATTACAATAGATGCTTGTTATTGGCTGAATAGCTATTTTCTCACAAAACAACTTCAAAAATTGAAAGTGGAATCTATTGAACAGTATAGAAATTTTTTAAATTACATTACTATAAACAAAGTTTTCAAAGTTTTGCTGAAGCTTTCAAGATAAAAGAGCTATGTACTAGATGAAATGCTCATTTACAAAAATAAATGATGACCAAAAACATCAAGAGTAATATTTTCTCATCAAAATGATGTTTCCAGCTTTGTTCATTGCTGAAAAAGAATATCAGTCTTCtacttataaaaaaaaatatcttCTAAATAATTCATATCATTCCAAAACATATTTTCTTCAAAATGATAAGTTATAGTTTTAAAAAAATTCCAACAAGGTAGTAGACAGGAAACAGAACCAAAGTTGCAATGTGTAGTTTGCATTCCTGACGAATTTCTGAATCTAACTGCATAGTTCTACTTCTTTATCAATGATACTGACTTTCACTATCAGAGAAGAAGCCGTTGCTTTAAGAAAACCAGCCGTTGCTTTAAGAAACCCAAGTTCTACAGCTGAAAATATTCAATTATAAACACTTAAATGGAAAGCAGCTatacaaaaatgtaataaaatgaaACTTTACGTTACAAGTACATCATTTCCATTGCATTAGGAAACTAAAAACAAACAATGAACAAAGCCCACGATGACACCATAAAGTCAGCAAGAGTTAGATATACAATCTCATTGTTTCGACAAATCAAATTCTCCCATTTCAAGACTAGAAAATTCCAATACTCAAAATATTGGAGCCTTTCCACACATGTCAAAGCCCGGAAGCACTAGAATGGACCAAGGTTGCTTAATTAGGTAAATTCTACCAGTTGTCTAAGAAACTAATCTCGCCAATTAGTgggttttcttaaaaaaaatcgATGTGCACAAATTATTTGACAATCTCAAACAATGAACATCCCAAACTATTTCGTGAAAACCAATCTGTACTATTTATTTTTAGCTTGTTCTCAGTGAAGAGGGAAAATTAGCCAACAATTCTGGAAACTAGTGCCAATCTTCTCAAATATGGAGCTCTGTAATAGATCAAATAGGTCCAATAGGTCCACTGAATTTGAAGTTCATCCACTTAGCTTGTGAAAGTGGGCGGTGAAAAATTCCGTTTGTGACACCAGAGTGATACTTGTCATCACATTCACCAGTAGTGCAAGGACTGAGTTGTTGCCAATTTCCATCTCTCCGATTGCAAGCAAAAAGCCACATGTGCCTTCCAAGCATCTTATGTCCATATATTTCCTTTTCCTTAGAAACCAAACACAGCATCCAAAACATATTTTCCTCCTCTGCACTGCTGCAAACAGCCATCCCAAGTCCAGTCTCACAAAACACATCGCACCCAATGTTGGGCACACTAGATTCAAACAGGGGTTCCCAATCATCACAATTCTCCTCATTGAGCTGTGAGACCGAAAGCCCCGATTCCCCTCTGCTGTATTTGGAAACCCTAATTACCTTACCACCACAGACAGCGATTCCACACAGGCTAGATGTTTCAGCCCTAGAAAAACAAAGAATTGGTCTACGCAGGGCATCGCATTGGGTATCATAAAAAATCAAGTAAGAGGCACCCGTCAGACCAACAATCAACCAATACAGAACCCCTCTGTACAAAACACTTCTTCTGGACACAATTCGGTTCAGACCCCTAAGAGGAAAGCCAGTATCTGAAAGAGTTACCTGCTTCCAAGCTGGTGTACAAGAATCATAAACCCAAAACACTTCTTTCATTAATATAGGTGCAAAGAGAATTACCTTATATGAAGAACCCATGTCGTCCACAACAATTTCGATTAAACAATTGTTGGCAATCTCAGACGACAAAACCACTGGAGAGGGAGGGTCTGGGAGTATGATGGTCCCTTTTGTGAAGAGCTGCACAACCACTAGCTCTTTCCTCTGCTCCGACAGCCCCCTCCCATCATCACAACTTCTCCTTTTGTTAGCCAAGAATAGAATAAGGCCCCCAGAAGCGGACACCATTTTGGGGTTCAACATTGAAGGGCATAATTTTGCGACAGCAATTGTACTCCATT from Cryptomeria japonica chromosome 3, Sugi_1.0, whole genome shotgun sequence harbors:
- the LOC131029894 gene encoding uncharacterized protein LOC131029894; the protein is MEAQGRLSRADEFMDLPEALITRILCHSAPKDISSTSKTCKYLNKLINSPEFQKVYQVSRHKRGCIITDNYGSECPEPLLYIYDIISLQWSTIAVAKLCPSMLNPKMVSASGGLILFLANKRRSCDDGRGLSEQRKELVVVQLFTKGTIILPDPPSPVVLSSEIANNCLIEIVVDDMGSSYKVILFAPILMKEVFWVYDSCTPAWKQVTLSDTGFPLRGLNRIVSRRSVLYRGVLYWLIVGLTGASYLIFYDTQCDALRRPILCFSRAETSSLCGIAVCGGKVIRVSKYSRGESGLSVSQLNEENCDDWEPLFESSVPNIGCDVFCETGLGMAVCSSAEEENMFWMLCLVSKEKEIYGHKMLGRHMWLFACNRRDGNWQQLSPCTTGECDDKYHSGVTNGIFHRPLSQAKWMNFKFSGPIGPI